ATCCTATCTCATCTATTACAAGTACTTTGTATTTTGCAAAATGTTTTAGTCTTGTTTGTAGTCTATTTTCTAATAATGCCTTTTTTAGTTGTGACATTAAGTCATAGAAATTGATAAAATATGTTGAATATCTGTGCTTTGCACATTCTATTGCACATAATCACCCCTCATAGAGATTGGAGAAAAATGAAGGAAATGATAAAATAAAATAAGGGGTGAGAACATGAAAAAGAAAAAGGTTTATTCCGGTGATTTAAAGCTGCAACTTGTTAAAGAATATCTTAACAGTGAAAAGTCTTTAAAAGATTTTTCAAATGAGTATTCTATACCTTTTAACACTCTTTCTCAATGGGTACAAAAGTACAAAAAATCTAATTATGATGACTCTGTGTTTAAAACCAAAAAAGGAAGAACTAAGTCTATGATTTCTGATTATTCTAAGATTCCACCTATCATTTATGAATCAGCAGGTATAGATAGGTCGGATGATTACAACAATTCTAATGATTCTGTTTATCTTAAAAGGAAACTCGATTATTATGAAAAGATACTTCTTGAAAAAGAATTACAGCTGAGAATAGTAAGAGATGAACTTGAACTTTTAAAAAAAAATATGAACCACAAGTGAATTGTACAGATATTGGTAAATTGTTTCTTATTATTAAATACAGAAATTATGGTGTATGCCTGAGTTATCTTCTGGATTATTTTCATATGAGTTCAAGCTCTTTTTACTTCAAAACAAGGTTGTTCTTTGTTGTTGAGACTATCAAGGCTAAACCAAAACAAAAAAGATTCGTAGGATTCTCTTATACTATCAATGGTCAAATTATTGAGGATGAACACATTAAAGAGATTATAATCTCCATATATGAAAACAACAATCCAAACGATCCAACTTTTTACTTTAAATCTCTTGGAGATAAGAAGTTATCTGTTGTGTTTAAGAACCAACTTGGAATAATTGTTAACCACAAAAAGATTTACAGAATAAGAAAAGAATTAGGTGTTGTTAGAGCTTACAGAAACCATTTCAAACATCCAAAGAGAAGACCACATAATCATGAAATAGATGCTCCCAATAGATTCTGGGAAGGAGACATCAAATTCATCCCAACAAAATACGATGGCTTTGTTCATATACTGGATATTATTGATGCTTTTGATAAGACGATTGTTTCTTCAAAGATAGGACATTCAAGTAAATCAAAAGATTTTATCAAAGCTGTTTACAACGGTATTTCATACAGAAAAGCTGACCCTAAAAAACTCATAATAAGAACAGACAATGGTCCCCAATTTAAATCAAAAGCAACCAAATCATTCATGGATGAAATGGAAATAACTCATGAGTTTGGATACAAAAACAATCCTAATTCACAAGCATTCATTGAATCACATCATTCAAGCCTTGAAAGAGAGTTTGTTCAACTAAATTCTTTTGAAAATATTGAAGATGTTTTTCAAGCTTACAAAC
This sequence is a window from Petrotoga sp. 9PWA.NaAc.5.4. Protein-coding genes within it:
- a CDS encoding transposase, whose amino-acid sequence is MKKKKVYSGDLKLQLVKEYLNSEKSLKDFSNEYSIPFNTLSQWVQKYKKSNYDDSVFKTKKGRTKSMISDYSKIPPIIYESAGIDRSDDYNNSNDSVYLKRKLDYYEKILLEKELQLRIVRDELELLKKNMNHK
- a CDS encoding DDE-type integrase/transposase/recombinase, which translates into the protein MSSSSFYFKTRLFFVVETIKAKPKQKRFVGFSYTINGQIIEDEHIKEIIISIYENNNPNDPTFYFKSLGDKKLSVVFKNQLGIIVNHKKIYRIRKELGVVRAYRNHFKHPKRRPHNHEIDAPNRFWEGDIKFIPTKYDGFVHILDIIDAFDKTIVSSKIGHSSKSKDFIKAVYNGISYRKADPKKLIIRTDNGPQFKSKATKSFMDEMEITHEFGYKNNPNSQAFIESHHSSLEREFVQLNSFENIEDVFQAYK